The Edaphobacter sp. 12200R-103 genome contains a region encoding:
- a CDS encoding arginine--tRNA ligase, with protein MYRIVQQSLLVRIQAILGAKYDVSLANLAVEQPPSIALGELALPVAFELAKRLRKAPRAIATELVAELSVALPEGVASVEVAGAGYLNVRLNRAAIAREMAQDRHADVGGPGFRLVEHTSINPNKAAHIGHLRNAILGDTFQRLLRRDDYKSGYEVGVQNYIDNTGVQVADVVVGLIHLAGLDLTGTRALLTELNEKGERIDFYCWDLYARVSQWYTQDESQAAARKQLRLETLHAIERGGNDTAEIADLIATAVLRRHLETMARLSIEYDFLPRESEILHLHFWDAARQLMIEKGVLYLETEGKNKGCWVMRRAPVNGAQTEADPADGPDEDAKVIVRSNGTVTYVGKDIAYHLWKFGLLQGKDFGYRRFREYPTHTCWISTSGESDPDHPVFGRADAIYNVIDSRQNDPQTQVVQALRGMGFTEEADRYTHFSYEMVALTPRCALELGYTVSEEDQRRAYIEVSGRKGFGVKADDLLDRLIAAARTEVDARHPDLAEVERRTIASQIAVGALRYFMLRYTRNTVIAFDFKDALSFEGETGPYVQYAIVRAANIFRKAGTTAEAALAALASLDLGEMLEGEAGTTVWETWLLASKLTLMIEQCIATSEPAYLARYAFQLAQQFNNFYHRHHILNETDPGRRGLYLATAAVAQREMVRALGYLGIQAPERM; from the coding sequence ATGTATCGTATCGTTCAACAGTCTCTTCTCGTCCGCATTCAGGCTATCCTCGGTGCGAAATATGACGTCAGTCTTGCCAACCTGGCCGTAGAGCAACCGCCGTCCATTGCACTGGGCGAACTTGCTTTGCCGGTCGCCTTTGAGCTGGCCAAGCGCCTGAGAAAAGCGCCGCGGGCGATTGCAACTGAACTGGTCGCGGAGCTTTCCGTCGCGTTGCCCGAAGGAGTCGCCTCGGTTGAGGTTGCTGGCGCAGGGTATCTCAACGTGCGCCTGAATCGCGCCGCCATCGCACGTGAGATGGCCCAGGACCGGCATGCCGATGTCGGCGGTCCTGGATTCCGGCTGGTGGAACATACGAGCATCAATCCCAACAAGGCTGCCCATATTGGGCACCTGCGGAACGCGATCCTTGGCGATACCTTCCAGCGCCTTCTTCGCCGGGACGATTACAAGAGCGGCTACGAGGTCGGTGTTCAAAATTACATCGACAATACCGGCGTGCAGGTTGCGGATGTCGTGGTCGGCCTTATTCATCTTGCGGGGCTCGATCTGACCGGAACCCGCGCATTACTAACCGAGCTGAACGAAAAGGGAGAGCGGATCGATTTTTACTGCTGGGATCTCTATGCCCGCGTCTCGCAGTGGTACACCCAGGACGAGAGCCAGGCGGCGGCGCGCAAGCAGCTGCGGTTGGAGACGCTTCACGCCATCGAACGGGGTGGAAACGACACGGCAGAGATTGCAGATCTGATCGCGACTGCGGTCCTGCGCAGGCATCTCGAGACGATGGCGCGGCTCTCGATCGAATATGACTTTCTGCCCCGCGAGAGCGAGATTCTTCATCTTCACTTCTGGGATGCGGCTCGCCAGTTGATGATCGAGAAAGGGGTGCTCTATCTCGAGACCGAGGGCAAGAATAAGGGCTGTTGGGTGATGCGGCGCGCTCCTGTCAATGGAGCGCAGACGGAAGCCGATCCAGCCGATGGTCCGGATGAAGACGCCAAGGTTATCGTTCGTTCGAACGGCACTGTGACCTACGTCGGCAAAGACATTGCGTACCACCTCTGGAAGTTCGGGCTGCTGCAGGGCAAGGACTTCGGCTATCGCAGATTCCGGGAATACCCGACGCATACCTGCTGGATCTCGACCTCGGGCGAGAGCGATCCGGACCATCCGGTCTTCGGGCGCGCTGATGCGATCTATAACGTGATTGACTCGCGGCAGAATGATCCACAGACGCAGGTGGTGCAGGCCCTGCGCGGAATGGGGTTCACAGAAGAGGCTGACCGTTACACGCATTTCTCCTACGAGATGGTCGCGCTGACGCCGCGGTGCGCGCTCGAGCTGGGATATACGGTCAGCGAAGAGGACCAGAGGCGGGCGTACATTGAGGTCAGTGGACGAAAGGGATTCGGGGTCAAGGCCGACGACCTGCTGGATCGGTTGATCGCGGCGGCACGCACGGAGGTCGATGCGCGGCATCCCGATCTCGCCGAGGTTGAGCGGAGAACGATCGCCAGCCAGATCGCCGTGGGCGCTCTGCGTTATTTCATGCTGCGTTATACGCGCAATACTGTGATAGCCTTCGACTTCAAAGATGCGCTCAGCTTCGAGGGTGAGACGGGGCCTTATGTGCAGTACGCCATCGTGCGAGCGGCAAATATCTTTCGCAAGGCGGGGACGACGGCAGAGGCGGCGCTCGCCGCACTTGCTTCGCTCGATCTGGGAGAGATGCTAGAAGGGGAGGCCGGAACGACGGTCTGGGAGACGTGGCTGCTGGCCTCAAAGCTGACCCTGATGATCGAGCAGTGCATCGCGACCTCGGAGCCGGCGTATCTTGCCCGCTACGCCTTCCAGCTGGCGCAGCAGTTCAACAACTTCTATCACCGACACCATATTCTGAATGAGACCGATCCGGGCCGGCGCGGACTGTATCTGGCGACTGCAGCTGTGGCGCAGCGAGAGATGGTGCGGGCGCTAGGCTATCTCGGAATACAGGCGCCGGAGCGAATGTAA
- the yvcK gene encoding gluconeogenesis factor YvcK family protein, translating to MSSFKPIGQVERPLRVVAIGGGTGLSTLLRGLKRYVPIQERRRRPRAEDASKSSAVSSHLISELAAVVTVTDDGGSSGRLRDDLNILPPGDIRNCMVALSEDEYTLAKLFKYRFDQGELQGHSFGNLFLAALCHITGDFAQAVQTSSHILAIRGRIFPATTTNVTLAAQMDDGSLVRGETNITRSKRNIVELMLDPAEVDPLPETLDAIANADLITLGPGSLYTSLVTNLLVRGIPEAIAASRATRVLICNLMTQANESLGLTASQHIEKILEHAGGAGKDLFDYALINTAPISPGTLAQYAREGQEPIVTDLDRIRQLGVEPVTGNFLHEGEVLRHDYDQVTHTLLRLCFSRISTAQTA from the coding sequence TTGAGTTCTTTCAAGCCAATTGGACAGGTCGAGAGACCGCTTCGGGTCGTTGCGATCGGCGGAGGAACGGGGCTTTCCACTCTTCTGCGTGGCCTAAAACGCTATGTTCCCATACAAGAGAGGCGCAGACGGCCCCGCGCAGAGGATGCCAGCAAATCTTCTGCGGTTTCCAGCCACCTGATCAGTGAGCTTGCCGCCGTTGTGACCGTGACAGACGATGGCGGATCGTCAGGCCGCCTCCGGGACGATCTTAATATCCTTCCTCCGGGCGATATCCGCAACTGCATGGTGGCCCTCTCGGAAGATGAGTACACGCTGGCCAAGCTGTTTAAATATCGTTTCGACCAGGGAGAGCTCCAGGGCCACAGCTTCGGAAATCTTTTCCTGGCGGCTTTGTGCCATATCACCGGTGACTTCGCCCAGGCCGTCCAGACTTCTTCTCACATTCTGGCCATTCGCGGACGTATCTTTCCCGCCACCACGACGAATGTCACGCTCGCCGCGCAGATGGACGATGGTTCTCTCGTCCGGGGAGAGACCAATATCACCAGAAGCAAGAGGAACATCGTCGAACTGATGCTGGACCCTGCTGAGGTTGATCCCCTACCGGAAACGCTTGACGCCATCGCCAACGCCGATCTGATAACGCTTGGCCCCGGATCGCTCTATACCTCTCTCGTCACCAACCTGCTGGTTCGAGGCATCCCGGAGGCGATCGCCGCCTCGCGGGCTACCCGTGTGCTTATCTGCAATCTGATGACGCAGGCAAACGAGTCTCTGGGACTTACAGCCTCGCAGCATATCGAGAAGATCCTGGAACATGCAGGTGGCGCAGGAAAAGATCTCTTTGACTATGCATTGATCAACACCGCCCCTATCTCACCTGGGACCCTCGCCCAGTACGCCCGGGAGGGGCAGGAGCCTATTGTCACGGACCTTGACCGCATCCGCCAGCTCGGAGTCGAGCCGGTAACCGGTAACTTTCTCCATGAAGGCGAGGTTCTGCGGCACGACTACGACCAGGTAACGCACACACTGCTGCGCCTGTGCTTCTCGCGAATCTCGACGGCTCAGACCGCCTGA
- a CDS encoding tetratricopeptide repeat protein has translation MAQTTKTATASKRSTRTLAGAVTPANDPSQAQLLAGYEAAVRLMQEGKFEKARTAFEKLLVAGAGNLSDRIRMYINASNAQLEKRETRFVSHEEHYDYAVSLLNDGHYEDAKEQFQTILKQNGDADYAFYGLAVIASMTGDSHTCLEHLTEAIRRNPRNRIQARADSDFQDMADDPRFTELLYPEV, from the coding sequence ATGGCACAGACCACAAAGACCGCTACAGCTTCCAAGCGTTCCACTCGCACCCTTGCTGGTGCTGTTACCCCGGCGAACGATCCATCGCAGGCTCAGCTGCTTGCTGGCTATGAGGCTGCCGTCCGGCTCATGCAGGAGGGCAAGTTCGAGAAGGCCCGCACCGCATTTGAGAAGCTCCTGGTCGCCGGGGCAGGCAATCTCTCCGATCGCATTCGCATGTATATCAATGCGTCCAATGCGCAACTGGAGAAGCGCGAGACCAGGTTCGTCAGTCACGAGGAACACTATGACTACGCAGTGTCCCTGTTGAATGACGGTCACTACGAAGATGCGAAGGAGCAGTTCCAGACAATTCTGAAGCAGAACGGCGATGCCGACTATGCCTTCTATGGGCTCGCCGTAATCGCCTCCATGACGGGCGATTCCCATACCTGCCTGGAGCATCTGACCGAGGCGATTCGCCGCAATCCACGCAACCGCATTCAGGCGCGCGCAGACTCCGACTTTCAGGATATGGCGGATGATCCTCGCTTTACCGAACTACTCTACCCCGAGGTCTGA
- a CDS encoding DUF4254 domain-containing protein: MNVQLPNVTDLTRMQDERTEIWHRSLPPVSDVSEALADLTVAQHRANFDLWHEEDKARDPHASDTEIAAVKHSIDRLNQYRNDLIEKIDLKFLSLLDDVMRASPHAPLHSETPGMMIDRLSILALKIFHTREQAERTDAGDAHRQRNLQRLGVLLEQRSDLTMALGAFLHDAASGKRRFKLYRQMKMYNDPELNPAIYKHKI, translated from the coding sequence ATGAACGTACAGCTGCCGAATGTCACTGACCTAACCCGCATGCAGGATGAGAGAACGGAGATTTGGCACCGTTCTCTCCCCCCTGTATCCGACGTATCAGAAGCCTTGGCCGACCTGACTGTAGCGCAGCATCGTGCCAACTTCGATCTCTGGCATGAGGAAGACAAGGCACGCGATCCCCACGCATCCGATACGGAGATTGCAGCCGTCAAACATTCCATCGATCGCCTGAACCAATACCGCAACGACCTGATTGAAAAGATCGACCTGAAGTTTCTCTCTTTGCTTGATGACGTTATGCGCGCGTCTCCTCATGCGCCGCTACACTCAGAAACCCCGGGAATGATGATCGACCGGCTCTCGATCCTCGCACTCAAAATCTTCCACACACGTGAACAGGCGGAGCGCACGGATGCAGGTGATGCGCACCGGCAGCGAAACCTCCAACGGCTGGGGGTCCTTCTGGAGCAGCGGAGCGACCTCACAATGGCCCTCGGGGCCTTTTTGCACGATGCTGCCTCCGGGAAGCGGCGATTCAAGCTCTATCGTCAGATGAAGATGTACAACGATCCGGAGCTGAATCCGGCGATCTACAAACATAAAATATAA
- a CDS encoding glycosyltransferase family 9 protein, with amino-acid sequence MPSSPMKKELSSARRVLIYRLGSLGDTLIALPALHLVKRAFPQAERRMLTNIPVNAKAPPVAAILENTDLVQGYFRYTVGTRSAVDLARLWWTLVQWRPDVLVYLGSARGVASAKRDDNFFRLCGIRYRFGVPLTEDMQQNRWDDSTQSFEPEASRLVRNLGELGSGDLNAPESWDLHLSSQEISRADEALADLEGRPIIAVSVGTKVQSKDWGRENWRELLNRLALLYPGYALALAGAPEESESSDFAAEGWRTAGGGPVTNLCGRLKPRESAAAFRRARVFIGHDSGPMHLAASVQTPCIAIFAARNKPRIWFPYGKNHRVLYHKTDCWGCGLETCIVEKKRCLTSITVNEVVEQVRSVLG; translated from the coding sequence ATGCCCTCCTCCCCCATGAAGAAGGAACTCAGCTCAGCCCGGCGTGTGCTCATCTATCGGCTGGGAAGCCTGGGCGACACACTGATTGCGCTGCCGGCTCTGCACCTTGTGAAGAGGGCCTTTCCGCAGGCAGAACGGCGCATGCTGACCAACATCCCGGTCAATGCCAAAGCGCCTCCGGTCGCGGCTATTCTAGAAAATACGGATCTGGTCCAGGGCTACTTTCGCTACACCGTAGGGACCCGCAGCGCTGTCGATCTGGCCCGTCTGTGGTGGACGCTGGTGCAATGGCGGCCAGATGTCCTGGTGTACCTGGGTTCGGCCCGCGGCGTCGCTTCTGCAAAGAGAGACGATAACTTCTTCCGGCTCTGTGGAATCCGTTATCGATTCGGTGTTCCCCTCACCGAGGACATGCAACAGAACAGATGGGATGATTCAACACAGTCTTTCGAACCCGAGGCCTCACGGCTCGTGCGCAATCTGGGCGAGCTCGGCAGCGGCGACCTGAACGCCCCGGAAAGCTGGGATCTGCATCTTTCCTCCCAGGAAATCTCACGCGCGGATGAAGCCCTCGCGGATCTGGAAGGTCGGCCCATCATCGCTGTCAGCGTAGGGACGAAGGTGCAATCGAAGGACTGGGGACGCGAAAACTGGCGTGAACTGTTGAATCGCCTCGCACTGCTCTATCCCGGTTATGCGCTGGCTCTGGCAGGCGCTCCTGAAGAGAGCGAAAGCAGCGATTTCGCAGCTGAGGGCTGGCGCACTGCAGGAGGCGGACCCGTCACAAATTTATGTGGCCGCCTTAAGCCACGGGAAAGCGCGGCGGCTTTTCGTCGTGCTCGGGTCTTCATCGGGCACGACAGCGGGCCGATGCACCTGGCCGCTTCTGTTCAGACGCCGTGCATCGCTATATTTGCAGCTCGAAACAAGCCACGCATCTGGTTCCCGTATGGAAAGAATCATCGGGTGCTCTATCACAAGACAGATTGCTGGGGATGCGGCCTGGAGACCTGCATCGTTGAGAAAAAACGTTGTCTTACATCAATCACAGTGAATGAGGTTGTCGAGCAGGTGCGCTCTGTTCTGGGGTAA
- the hldE gene encoding bifunctional D-glycero-beta-D-manno-heptose-7-phosphate kinase/D-glycero-beta-D-manno-heptose 1-phosphate adenylyltransferase HldE has protein sequence MLPELHSILNLLEGGFSQLKVLVIGDIMLDRYIHGEVERISPEAPVPVIRHAQRYERAGGAANVAMNLAGLGCQTILAGFWGSDAEQAEIKTILDRAGVDTVGVVSSSLPTISKTRIVGRMQQLLRLDIESREAPPAVELDRLIERATSLVDKVHAVILSDYAKGALSRSVCEAVIQAASAKGIPVMADPKTPDLSKYAGATSVCPNLSELSLATGIPAHQTEALLEAGQLQVAKHGIQFLTVTMSEKGIAVLWPEGRYHSPARAREVFDVSGAGDTVIATLAASFAGGLQVETAVDLANLAAGIVVGKMGTVPVAQHELIAALTPSTTLAAGEKILDRERIAKRVAEWRSSGETIVFTNGCFDLLHVGHITLLEDCRRFGTKLVLGLNADASVCRLKGPTRPIVRENERARVLAALAAVDAVVLFEEDTPLDLIRELKPDVLVKGGDYTIETVVGHEAVQEAGGRVEIVPTVEGFSTTNIVRKLMATQEKEN, from the coding sequence ATGTTGCCGGAACTTCATTCCATTCTGAACTTACTTGAGGGCGGGTTCTCTCAGCTCAAGGTCCTGGTGATAGGAGATATCATGCTGGACCGCTACATTCATGGCGAAGTCGAGCGGATCTCTCCTGAGGCGCCCGTTCCCGTAATCCGACATGCGCAGCGGTATGAGCGTGCGGGAGGCGCCGCCAATGTTGCGATGAATCTTGCCGGGCTTGGCTGCCAGACGATTCTCGCCGGGTTCTGGGGCTCAGATGCCGAACAGGCAGAGATTAAAACGATTCTGGACCGGGCAGGCGTGGACACGGTCGGGGTCGTCTCCAGTTCCCTGCCAACCATCTCAAAGACCCGCATCGTGGGTAGAATGCAACAGTTGCTCCGGCTCGATATCGAGAGCAGGGAGGCTCCTCCCGCTGTGGAGCTGGACCGACTGATCGAACGGGCAACTTCGCTGGTCGATAAGGTCCATGCGGTCATCCTGTCGGACTACGCCAAAGGCGCGCTGTCCCGGTCTGTCTGCGAAGCAGTGATTCAGGCAGCCTCTGCAAAGGGTATTCCGGTAATGGCAGACCCGAAGACACCCGACCTGAGTAAATATGCCGGGGCAACTTCTGTCTGCCCCAATCTCTCCGAACTTTCTCTGGCGACGGGAATACCCGCTCACCAGACCGAGGCACTTCTAGAAGCAGGGCAGCTTCAGGTAGCCAAACACGGCATTCAGTTCTTGACCGTGACGATGAGCGAGAAAGGGATTGCCGTGCTTTGGCCCGAGGGGCGGTATCACTCCCCTGCACGAGCCCGCGAGGTATTCGACGTGTCCGGCGCCGGAGATACAGTTATCGCCACTCTGGCCGCCTCGTTTGCCGGCGGATTGCAGGTGGAGACTGCGGTCGACCTGGCCAATCTTGCCGCCGGGATCGTTGTCGGCAAAATGGGAACTGTGCCGGTCGCGCAGCATGAACTGATCGCCGCACTTACTCCGAGCACGACCCTGGCAGCGGGCGAGAAGATTCTGGATCGCGAACGGATCGCGAAGCGAGTGGCGGAGTGGCGCTCCTCTGGAGAGACGATCGTCTTCACAAACGGCTGCTTCGATCTGCTGCATGTAGGGCACATTACATTGCTTGAGGACTGCCGCCGGTTTGGCACGAAACTCGTTCTAGGTCTGAATGCCGATGCCTCTGTATGCAGGCTGAAAGGACCCACCCGCCCAATCGTGCGGGAAAATGAGCGGGCGCGCGTTTTGGCTGCGCTCGCGGCGGTGGATGCTGTTGTCCTGTTTGAAGAGGACACGCCTCTCGATCTGATACGCGAGCTTAAGCCTGATGTACTGGTTAAGGGTGGTGACTATACGATTGAGACCGTGGTCGGGCACGAAGCGGTGCAGGAGGCTGGAGGGCGTGTGGAGATCGTGCCCACGGTCGAGGGCTTCTCGACAACCAATATTGTTCGGAAACTCATGGCAACTCAGGAGAAGGAAAATTGA
- the rfaD gene encoding ADP-glyceromanno-heptose 6-epimerase: MIIVTGGAGFIGSNLVHELNRIGHKDILVVDNLAPAPNLSGPKFLNLHGAEFSDYMDKREFREVLKAGLIDGSKVRAILHQGACSNTLEDDGRYMMDNNFTYSKELLHFALEHRIPFVYASTAATYGASTSFKEVPENEKPLNIYGYSKLVFDNYVRRLMPEIKSTVVGLRYFNVYGQREQHKGRMASVMHHFTKQLKETGVIRMFEGSGGYGDGEQRRDFVYVGDLARINMFFAGLLADQKGPQNVQAVVNAGTGEARTFKAVAEALMSVHGRGKIEYIPFPGDLKNRYQHFTQADVEGLRKAGYVDPFTALEDGVKKTFPQ; this comes from the coding sequence TTGATCATCGTTACGGGCGGCGCAGGCTTTATTGGAAGCAATCTGGTTCACGAGCTTAACCGGATCGGCCATAAGGATATTCTTGTCGTCGACAATCTGGCGCCTGCCCCCAACCTCAGCGGACCGAAGTTTCTCAATCTGCATGGCGCGGAGTTCTCCGATTACATGGACAAGCGTGAATTTCGCGAGGTTCTCAAGGCTGGCCTGATTGACGGGAGCAAAGTTCGAGCAATTCTCCACCAGGGCGCCTGTTCCAACACACTCGAAGACGATGGCCGCTACATGATGGACAACAACTTCACCTACTCCAAAGAACTGCTGCACTTCGCGCTCGAGCACCGGATTCCCTTCGTCTACGCCTCGACCGCCGCAACCTATGGAGCCAGCACCTCCTTCAAGGAGGTGCCTGAGAACGAGAAGCCGCTGAATATCTACGGTTATTCAAAGCTTGTCTTCGACAATTATGTGCGGCGCCTTATGCCTGAAATTAAAAGCACAGTGGTCGGCCTGCGTTATTTCAACGTTTACGGCCAACGAGAACAACACAAAGGTCGCATGGCGAGCGTGATGCACCACTTCACGAAGCAGCTCAAAGAGACTGGCGTTATTCGAATGTTTGAAGGATCGGGTGGGTATGGCGATGGAGAACAGCGCCGTGATTTTGTCTATGTAGGCGACCTGGCCCGAATCAATATGTTTTTTGCAGGATTACTGGCCGATCAGAAGGGCCCTCAAAATGTCCAAGCAGTTGTGAACGCGGGAACCGGAGAAGCGCGCACCTTCAAGGCCGTCGCTGAAGCATTAATGAGCGTTCATGGCCGGGGAAAGATCGAATACATTCCATTTCCCGGGGATCTCAAAAATCGGTATCAACACTTCACGCAGGCAGACGTTGAAGGATTGCGGAAGGCCGGTTACGTGGATCCCTTCACCGCTCTGGAAGACGGAGTCAAAAAGACATTTCCTCAATAA
- the gdhA gene encoding NADP-specific glutamate dehydrogenase, translated as MNCIDEKLQPIFSEVTRRNCGEPEFHQAVHEVLESLGRVVAKHPHFLDQALIERICEPERQVIFRVPWVDDSGKVQINRAFRVQFNSALGPYKGGMRFHPSVNVGIIKFLGFEQTFKNALTGMPIGGGKGGSDFDPKGKSDGEIMRFCQSLMTELHRHLGEYTDVPAGDIGVGGREIGYMFGQYKRLTNRYEAGVITGKALAYGGSRARTEATGYGNTYFVQAMLQTKGTDFEGKKVVVSGSGNVAIYTIEKVQSFGGKVIACSDSSGYVVDEGGIDLELLKEVKDVRRERISEYAKAKGVGTYFISADKGSVWDVPCDVAMPSATQNELSGKDADTLVKNRVIAVGEGANMPSTPEAIQVFQTAEVLFAPGKAANAGGVATSALEMQQNASRDSWTFEQTEERLATIMRNIHDTCAATAEEYGAPGNYVLGANIAGFVRVAEAMQMLGVI; from the coding sequence ATGAATTGCATTGACGAAAAGCTTCAACCCATCTTCTCCGAGGTTACTCGCCGCAACTGCGGCGAGCCGGAATTTCATCAAGCAGTGCATGAGGTTCTTGAAAGCCTGGGTCGCGTCGTGGCCAAGCACCCGCATTTTCTCGACCAGGCACTGATCGAGAGGATCTGTGAACCGGAACGTCAGGTCATCTTCCGCGTTCCCTGGGTGGATGATTCCGGCAAAGTGCAGATCAATCGTGCTTTTCGCGTACAGTTCAATTCGGCACTCGGTCCTTATAAAGGCGGGATGCGTTTCCATCCCTCGGTAAATGTCGGAATTATTAAATTCCTCGGCTTTGAGCAGACCTTCAAAAATGCATTGACTGGAATGCCGATCGGCGGCGGTAAAGGAGGATCGGACTTCGATCCGAAGGGTAAGTCGGATGGCGAGATCATGCGTTTCTGCCAGTCGCTGATGACGGAACTGCATCGCCACCTGGGTGAATACACGGATGTTCCAGCCGGCGATATCGGTGTGGGCGGCCGCGAGATCGGCTACATGTTCGGGCAATACAAGCGCCTGACCAACCGCTACGAGGCGGGAGTCATCACCGGGAAGGCACTGGCCTACGGTGGCTCGCGCGCGCGCACTGAGGCGACAGGCTATGGCAACACTTACTTTGTGCAGGCCATGTTGCAGACCAAGGGCACCGATTTTGAGGGCAAGAAAGTTGTTGTCTCAGGGTCGGGCAACGTGGCGATCTATACGATCGAGAAGGTTCAGTCCTTTGGCGGGAAAGTCATAGCCTGCTCCGATTCCAGCGGTTATGTCGTGGATGAGGGCGGTATCGATCTCGAACTGCTGAAGGAAGTCAAGGATGTGCGGCGTGAGCGCATCTCCGAATACGCAAAGGCAAAGGGCGTCGGAACGTACTTTATCTCTGCCGACAAAGGTTCGGTATGGGATGTGCCATGCGATGTCGCCATGCCCTCAGCTACACAGAATGAACTGTCTGGCAAGGATGCAGACACCTTGGTGAAGAACCGTGTGATTGCTGTGGGAGAAGGAGCGAACATGCCCTCGACCCCGGAAGCCATCCAGGTGTTCCAGACTGCGGAGGTATTGTTTGCTCCCGGCAAAGCGGCCAATGCGGGAGGCGTAGCGACGTCGGCGCTGGAGATGCAACAGAATGCCAGCCGCGACAGCTGGACCTTCGAGCAGACGGAGGAGCGGCTCGCAACAATTATGCGCAATATTCATGACACTTGCGCTGCTACCGCTGAGGAATATGGCGCTCCGGGCAATTATGTCCTGGGCGCTAACATTGCAGGTTTCGTCCGTGTGGCCGAGGCGATGCAAATGCTGGGTGTCATCTAA
- a CDS encoding lysylphosphatidylglycerol synthase transmembrane domain-containing protein has protein sequence MQTSTPQTRSRNLVKTIPGLLVSAFFLWYTFRGIHPSEFRSLSFVHPVWIAGVLGFTLVGYTLRCVRWARMLQSANARFGTCARVLMTSLAANNIMPLRIGDIMRIFTYAPDLGVAPSAIFSTVILEKLLDVFVVGLIFVQTAGRDLPTNIRRGADAALLISTVGLLVLMFGAGQLEAPMRKIFASLPQNKLIAKMEHWLLLAISTLRQMGIRGNIVLLLYSAVIWFCEGMIFVSAIHLVGIQTDLLGPWEAVSFANLSYMLPSSPGAIGPFEWAVKLALASHGTSRAIAAVFGLAIHAWMLISVTGAGGLIFLVHRFRSHNHIPLLEEIETLPTELP, from the coding sequence TTGCAGACTTCAACGCCTCAGACGCGCTCCCGCAACCTTGTGAAGACCATCCCCGGCCTTCTCGTAAGCGCCTTTTTCCTGTGGTACACGTTTCGCGGAATCCATCCTTCCGAATTCCGCTCTCTTAGTTTTGTCCATCCCGTCTGGATCGCAGGGGTACTCGGTTTCACCCTGGTTGGCTACACGCTTCGTTGCGTCCGCTGGGCGCGAATGCTGCAGTCGGCAAATGCCCGGTTTGGGACATGCGCCCGCGTCCTGATGACGTCTCTGGCTGCGAATAACATCATGCCGCTTCGAATCGGCGATATCATGCGCATCTTCACCTATGCTCCTGATCTCGGCGTTGCTCCCTCTGCTATCTTCAGCACAGTTATTCTGGAAAAGTTGCTCGATGTCTTTGTGGTTGGCCTGATCTTTGTGCAGACGGCAGGTCGGGACCTGCCGACCAATATCCGCCGGGGAGCCGATGCAGCGCTCCTGATCTCCACGGTAGGTCTTCTCGTTCTGATGTTTGGAGCGGGGCAACTCGAGGCGCCGATGCGAAAGATCTTCGCTTCGCTTCCACAGAATAAGCTGATTGCCAAAATGGAGCATTGGCTCCTGTTGGCCATCAGCACACTTCGTCAGATGGGCATCCGTGGCAACATCGTGCTGTTGCTGTACAGCGCGGTTATCTGGTTCTGTGAAGGCATGATCTTTGTCTCTGCCATTCATCTCGTGGGTATCCAAACCGATCTACTGGGACCGTGGGAGGCAGTTTCGTTCGCGAATCTCTCCTACATGCTGCCAAGTTCTCCAGGAGCGATTGGCCCGTTCGAATGGGCCGTAAAACTGGCCCTTGCAAGCCATGGCACCTCGAGGGCAATTGCCGCTGTCTTCGGACTGGCAATCCATGCATGGATGCTGATCTCGGTCACAGGTGCAGGCGGACTCATCTTTCTCGTCCACCGCTTCCGGAGCCATAATCACATACCTCTGCTAGAGGAGATCGAGACGCTTCCTACTGAATTGCCCTAG